Genomic segment of Salvia hispanica cultivar TCC Black 2014 chromosome 2, UniMelb_Shisp_WGS_1.0, whole genome shotgun sequence:
ggttttaagaaatctaatggaaagtgagttgaaaaagttggtgggatgtgggtcctacttttaaagtattagttttataataacatgtgagtaggaataagttagtggaatatggggtccactaccaaaaatggtaaaagtgaagtgggacaaattatgtgagaCGGCCCGAGAATAGAAtactgggtcgaattatctgggacggagggagtattacttacTCGATTTTGATATACAAACTAGTTAGTACGATACATGCACAAGTGAGCTGTGAGCAATTATCATAAAATGGCtgaaaatagtaattttaacatatttgaATAAGcatcaatataattaattgcactagaaaaaaatgttgtaATTTCTTACTATTCTGTACGTGCATTATATGACACAGAAATTCAGTTATAGCAGCTTATTCAACAATTACACAAGATGACAAAAAACCGACTGTATGAACAAGATTCATTTGTTTAGGGTAGTTATataatgcaaacttatatattgtacaaactcaaaactcatCAACACAACTTCGATACTGTTTCAATACAAtctcaacacagtgtaaaatttcaagattttaatgtcaacacagtatcaacacaatatcaacacaacatcaatcattgactacttGTTGAAactctgttgacattttcttgttgatgctttttttgtgatctgttgacatttttcaatggtccagatcatagttttgagtttgtataatatttagagttttttcATATTATCACATTCccatttgtttatatatatatataaatttttatgagaattatatattctgctataatttttagaaataaattatatatcttgtataatattttccctgaatataatttattttcctgtaatttttttctttattttttaatctcccCAAAGAAATGATCCAACAttaatgggacggaaggaaAGTTATTTAACTTGAATTTACATTGATACTCAGTAATAAGATATCTTTCCCTGAAACATTTTTCGAAAACCAATGGgcaaataatattatggttAAAACAATCTTAGGTTGGGCCACAAATGAGATGTGAGTATTAATTACTATGTCCTGATTATATTCAAAGTAATTGATTTCTCAGAAAACAATCTTGAAGAGCATATTCCACCCAATATTTGGCAATGTAGACATCTTGAGACACTGAGCTTATCCTACAATAATTTCAATGGAAACATCCCACGTCAAATTGGGAGGTTGAGAGAACTTAGAAAGTTGTACTTGGGTCACAATAATGGTTTTCAAGGTACATATTTCTTCTTATTCCAGTATGTgattattgtaatttgtaattaatgtttgtaaaacataatCTTTGTATCCTAACATGCAAAATTGATCATTATCTATATTCTCTACATATTATATGATTACTTAATATGAGGTTTATAATTGCttccattttataatttcaggAGGAGTTCTAATAGAATTAGGAAATCTTTCAAAACTGGAGATATTAAATATCGACAGGGCTTCTCTAACCGGAGATATTCCACCTTCGATTTTCAACATGTCTTCCTTGACATACTTGAGCTTATCTGACAATAGTTTGTCGGGAAGTATCTCAACTTTCCAAAATCTACCCCAGCTTGTGGAGTTATATCTTGAGAATAACAAGTTGACAGGTATCTATGTTAATCTAATACCTTAGGTAAcaaaattttgtgaatataGTCCATTTGCAAAAAAATGATTTGGTAATTTAACATGGTAAAGTGACTAATTTGAACCCTCTAtaattttaggtcatattccactatatatatggaaatgcaAATATCTTGAGACCTTAATCTTATACAACAACAATCTTAGTGGAACCATCTCTCGTGCAATTGGAAATACGAGCATGCTTAGAAGGTTGGACTTGTCGTACAATCATTTCACAGGTATACTATACTTGATCATTTCTTCCTTACGTTTATGATTTGCCAAATTATATTTGGATGAAGTTCGatgcttaattaaatttctcaCATGGATTTTACCAATTTAACAACTTTTCCCTTTTGGCTTCTACGcacttatacaattttttatgataatgaaTACTCCTCCATCGGtgaataaatgtctcatatatGACctgcacgggttttaagaaattgtttgactttatgtAGTGggtagaaaagttagtggaatgtgatgcctacttttatatattggttttataataaattgtgagcggaatgagttagtggaatgtatggTCCACTTACTATatatagttaaagtgaaaTCGGACATTTATTGGCGAACGAACGATAAAGGAAACATAGGATATTTAAtggcggacagagggagtattgttCAGTAAATAATCCCATTaggaaaatataaagtaattgtttttcaaattgtgaaaaaaaatcttcatGTGTACTATGGTAATTTTCAACATGGGTATTCACGGCAGGTGAATTACCGAAAGAGATTGGCACTCTACCAAAACTTGAGACTTTCACTGTGAAAAATAATTCCTTATATGGATCCATCCCATCTTCCATATTCAACATATCAACAATGAAGGAGTTTGAAGCTTCAAATAATGAGTTTTCAGGCACTCTTCCTTCAGATTTCGGGAATTCACTAGTAATTCTTGAACGACTCTATTTGGATAATAATAGACTCAGTGGCCCGATTCCAAGCTCTATCACCAATGCTTCTAAACTTACTATTGTTCAAATGAATATGAACTCCTTTAGTGGCTCCATACCTGACTTCGGTAATTTGAAGCTTCTACGATCATTTCGTATTTGGGAGAATAATTTGAGTGGAGCTATATTACCCACCCAAGAATTGACATTTCTCTCTTCGTTAACTAATTGTCGACATTTGAAGAGGTTGGAAATATCAGACAATCCACTGAACGGCATCTTACCCGCTTCAATTGGGAATTTTTCTTTCACTCTTGAGTATATTGACGCTTCAAACTGCAACATCATGGGTGTCATTCCGTTCGAAGTAGGAAACTTAAGCTATATgctaaatttatatttgaatgataatcAGTTGAGTGGTGTCATTCCACCAACAATAGGAAAAATGAAGCAACTCCAAATGCTCTATCTTTTTGACAATCAATTGGCGGGACCTATCCCTAACGATATTTGCCGATTGTATCATTTGGGGGAGTTGAGCCTTGATGAGAATATGCTTGCGGGTCCAATACCTGAATGTTTGGGTGATGTTAAATCCTTGAGATTGATCTACTTAAATTCCAACCAATTGAATTCAACCATCCCTCCTAGCTTATGGATGCTCACAGACCTTGTGATTCTAAACTTGTCTTCCAATCATTTGAGCGGTCAATTGTCATCTCAAGTTGGAAATTTAAAGATGATCAACTCCTTGGATTTGTCATCCAATCAATTTTCAGATGTAATTCCCAACTCAACTGATGGTTGCCAGTCACTAACATTTCTTCACTTATCAAATAATATGTTTAGTGGCTCTATTCCTCAATCACTTGGAGAAGTTAAGGGTTTGATTACATTGGATTTATCTTACAATAATCTTTCTGGATCAATACCCAAGTCCTTAGAAGGCCTTccttttcttgaaaatttaaatgtttcCAACAATAAGCTAGAGGGAAAAATTCCAGATGGGGGCAATTTTCCGAATTTCAGTGCTCTGTCTTTCTCCCACAACTTAGCTCTTTGTGGTCCTATAATATTTCAAGTTGCACCTTGCTCAGAAAATCATCATAGATCATGGTTAAAGAAACTCATTGTGTCATCAGTGGTTTTAGTTGTTGTTGTGTTCATGGTAATGCTTATTCTCATCAGAAAGCGTAAACAGAAAACAGTGGCACTCTCTGCTGATATTCCATCATTAACTACTGAATGTAGGAGAATTTCTTATATAGAACTCGAAAGAGGAACAAGTTCATTTAGTGAAACAAACCTACTGGGAAGAGGTAGTTTTGGTTCTGTATTCGAAGCAACACTTTTTGATGGATTGAAAGTTGCGGTTAAAGTCTTCAACTTGGAATTGCAAGGAGCAACAAGGAGCTTTGATGCCGAAACTGCTATATTGAGCAACATTCGACACCGAAACTTGGTTCGAGTAATTGGATGTTGTTCTAATATGGAGTTTAAAGCATTGATCCTCACATATATGCCAAATGGGAGTTTGGATAAATGGTTACATTCCGACATGTTTGGTTTGGATCTTATACAGAGACTGAAAATAGCAATAGATATTGCAGCAGCTTTGGAATATCTTCATCATGGCCATACATTTCCAGTTGTTCATTGTGATATAAAGCCAAGCAATGTGTTGCTTGATCAAGACATGACTGCTCATCTTACTGATTTTGGTATTGCCAAGCTTTTCAATGGAGGAGAAACGTTCATCCAAACACAAACATTGGCAACCATTGGTTACGCAGCACCAGGTGATGCATGATACTAATTTTTCGAACTAAAATTTCGTCATATATACATGTTTTTTCCCTAattctaacaaaattttgaattcatttGACACAATTAGAGTTTGGAATGGAAGGCAGAGTATCCACAAATGGGGATGTATTCAGTTTTGGGATATTGCTGCTAGAGATGTTCACCGGAAAGAGGCCAACAAACGACATGTTTGGTGAAGAAAGGAGCATGAAAGAGTGGGTAAGTGAAGCATTAGATGAAAAGGCAGCAACTGAACTGGTGGCGCCTGCTCTATTATCAAGGGAAGATCAACATTACTCTGCGAAGGTGCAATGTTTATTGTCAATATTTGAATTGGCAATGAAATGTTTAGCTGATTCAGCAGATGAAAGAATCAACATGATTGAAGCAGCAACTGCTCTGCACAGGATCTATGCTACTATTGTGGCAGCTACAAGTACTCGTCGTCCACGATTTGCTGTTTCTGTTCGCCAATAATCTCAGATGTGTAGTTGCTCAAATCAATTTGTTTGTCACTGTTATGTGAACACTAATCCATTAGATTTTTAGTGCCATTTGTAGTAGTTCATGATTTGATGAATGATTCAGCTatcttactttttatttttcagaatatATTGATGAAGATGTATAATTTTTGGCCCTTTGTACTTGtctattattgattttgtttgaattCTTTGTTAAGTTTCATAACAAACAGCAGGATATGGAACACAAATATAATGATAGAATGTAGGATTTCCAATGTCACAAATTTAGCAGTAGTGAATGCTGATAAATTTAACTTCTATTTTGACTGGGCCTTTAGAGCATTTGGATTTTGAGCACGCATTTTACTAAAAACAAAGTGGGCTGCCTATTTAATTCTTATGGgctgttttcttttatttaaaagtcTTGGAATCTTAATTTAATGGCTTAGGCTAGGATTGTTATCCCAATGTAACAaacttttctaatttaattatattgttaattgcctgattaattattccattgtgttaaaatctccaaaattagGTTATTGGTTAAGTAGATGAAAATAAATCTTCCGACTTAATGGATTCTAAAGTGATTAAATCTCCCGATTTAATTAAGTTCCGAGTCCATATCATCGACTAAGTTGTGATATACTAAGTTTTATTACCCGTTATTTTTAGGTTGTTTGAACATTAGATTCTCCTTCTTTCTATTCCCCTCTTTTTAAATCTATTCCTTAGTTGCGGTTTTATTGGATtttgctatccttagcaaagtgtATTCGCAACATCTAAATAAGATATTTCCAAAGGAATACTTTTAATGGGATTGATAATTATggattcatcaaaattatacgctataattttatattagttgaACAGTAACCAGGTCTTCAATGTTTAATCAGCATAtcaatatatcaaataaaacaattcatATGTCACCGAAATTAATATCAACCATTTTCACGCCGATTACCTGAAACGAGACCGGTGGAGATTATACCATTTTCTTCTACAcagtttcttcttcctcttctaaTGGAGATTTCTCCATTCCAAttcaaatcttgattttcaacaagttgaataagttagtaaaatatgaatgtCGAAGTGCCCAAAACAAGCACCAAGAAAAGTCAAGGTGGAATTTTGTTTCCCGAAGAACCGGGGACGAGACCGATGGAGATTGAACCCTAGatatatttgacaaaaaagGTGTTTCTCGATCGTTTGAATATTTCCGAAGTGGCTTAAGCCTACTAATAAAATGGGGaagaggaaaaagaagaagacaaCGACAATTTAGAGTGTGATCAAAATCATAGATACATGTATTCATCCACACATTTTGTATCTTCCTCATAGTAGAAAGACTTAATATAAACATGAAAAATGTTAACGGTATTTCCCTTATCACGATGCCAGAGAcgataaacaagataaaagaGAAGTCCCGGAAGGCGGAATCCCGTCGACAACTCAAGTTTAAACAAAGTgcgtaaaataaaatagaaagagacgtaaattcatatattattgAATGAAAGGAATAACAATGACACCTATTTATAATgctaaatactccctccgttccctcatagttgaggcggaacttttcggcacggagtttaagaaatgaatgttgagtgtgttaaataaataaataaaaaagtaagaaagagaaaaaggtagagagaataaagtaaaaagtgaataaagtagagagagtaaagtaagaaaaagaaaaaagttactatatatggaaatgactcaactatgagggaacttcctaaaatggaaaaatgactcaactatgaaggaacggagaGTACCCTAACTTAAAGGAACAGAAAAATATCCTAAacatatatggaaaatatatgacaaatcactaattaactaattaataaagattTGGGGATCTTATATATGCACATATCAAAGAATCAGTGGCGGATCTAGGCTTTTTGATTCAAcatttatattgatttaaaGCTTTAAAATTCGATATTGTTCaagaaaagaggaaaatagaaagaagaaaaagaaaattagatgGTGCCTCCAGTCAAGACGAAACATGTCCCCTGTACCATTACCAAGAACCCGACCTTGAGCCTGACCTTGAGCTTCTTCTTCCAACGTGAAGGCTTATCATGATCATGCTTGTTAAGCATCTCCACAAACGTATATGAAATGTTGAGCTTCCCATTCTTGGTCCCATCCACATCGAAGCTCGCCTCTATTTCAGCCTCATCACGCCTGGAGTCGAGGAGACCCATGACCGGTATCTTGACTTGACCGATGTACTTGTCTCCCAGAGTTCTCTGACAGTAGAGcttcaccaccaccaccagtCCCGGCTCATGGAGAGAGACCTTGTTGATCGCGTAATTGAGTTGGAGGTCCCATTTAGGGTTCGTCTCTCCAGCCATGTCCACGGTGGTTCGAATTCTTGTTTGTGGCTCTCCGTTGAGCGAAACCTCGGCATAGACTTTCATCTTCCCGGAGCTCTGGATATCGGGAAGATTGTCTGCTGAAACAAGgtttatctttaaaatttggaaatcCATTTTGTTAGGATTGaggattttttttgtggttcTCTCTTCATGAATGTAGCTAACTAACTATATATAGACATTTCAAATTTGTGATTAAGGAAAAATTAGCAAGGAAGGTGTTGGGAATGCTCACCTTTGAGTCAATAATTATAGCTATTAACATTAAACGAGTTCAAGTCTTCCAAGTGGTTGCATTATTGCATATATAAATTTCTCCATTTTGTAACGCATACCCGtggatacccgatccgaaagTGATTGATTATCGTTGACATGATTTTACATCGTCATCTTCCATTTCCATATCCTTTAATATGGACGTTTATGAGACATTAAATCACAGAACAACTTACACGTGTCGTGAGAGAACAAGCCCAACTCTGTCATTAACTTCTTGAGCCACATCTAAGTAAGAAATTTCCAACAAATATGGGGGGAGGAATGCAACATAACAACAGTTTAGAAAAATACTTTTAATGGGATTGATAATTAGCAATTTATGGATACATCATAAACTATACACTAATTTTATATGTGTTGAACATTAACCAGCTCTTCAATGTTTTTTCTGactgaaaaaatttaatttgcataCCATCATTTCCCGTTCAAATTATGTATACTCTCAATGTGTTGAATCTGCTGTATACTCCAGGGAGACAAGCGCGCGGCGCTGCTGAACGTCGGGGGACAACCGGCGATGACTCTCCGTCGCGAGGAAAGGAGCGGCGGCAGTGGTGCTCGCCGAGAGCGGAAATTTGGCGAGGAGCTGCCTCGGAGACCGCCGACGACGGCGAGACCACGAGGGCAATAGCGGCGGCGCTGGTCTGCGAAGCGGACCGAGCTGCATCTGCCCCAGCCGGAGACGCCGCGACGGTGCTGAATCGCCGTGAAGGGACGGGCGGTGACACGACGGAGAAACCGAGAACCCTTTCCATGGTTTCAgcggagagagagagaaagccCGAAAGCTGAGATAATGGCAGAAGAAGCTCACTCCGGTCACGTTTTCGCCGGAGGAGCCGTGGTcctgtttttgttttgagtaAGGAGATTGAATTGGGGAAAAGTGTCGATGGAATTGAGGGAAGAAGGGAGTGGACTTTTGGGCCAGCTTGCCTTTAAATTGAGTTTAGTATTTGGGCCActcttttaaataatttaaggccaggagaattattttatgttaggCTAGTAATTAACTTCTAAATAGAAGCTTGGGCCtaaaaacattaaagaaaGGAATGGACTTTAAGTTGGGCCTGCTGTACCTATTTAAATCATGGGTTCTCCTAAGTCGCTCAATTAATTGATGTTAAGTGATGGTTCGCTAATTAACTCCCGAGATGATAAAGTAATACATGGGAGGTAATAATTCGAAGTTAGACGACTTATTCCTTAAACCTCctccataaattaaattcctcgatttaattaatgttcaaGGATCTTAGAactttttctagaaaaataagaaaaagaataaaatgagcccacacttaggatgcattcatGTTTAAGTCTTTTTGATTTCTCAAGGTCTAATTAGGGTATAACCTTAAGTCAAGGATTTTTCGAAAAAGACTTAAGCTATCGAGGTGggcatttctttcaaaatgtgAACTTGCCTTCTAGCATGATTATGTGAAAATTATGCTATTTATGTTTTGTcatatcattttatgttttatggaTTACCTATCTACTTGGCTATGTCAATTatgtttaatcgaattcgggttcCAGTAGGGCCACAAAACATACTCGGGTGTACACATAGGGGGATCATGAGCTAGCTTTTAagttggccggtccagtgaccgtcgtggaatgtggccacattcccggttcacatacgtttcagatatggtatatatgttatgtgattgcgcaatcaacTTTACAAACAAAAGAATTTTAGTGACTCAGACCTTTTTAAGTTAAAACCCCGTGTTCACTCAACTGGCTGACAAAACTTTTACGAAAACTATGTTTCGGCAATGtgcccactgagtatatcaaatactcagccctaCATGTTTCTTTTCTAATGTAGAGGTTGAACGTGTACGAGGAGGCGAATGTGTTGGGAAATGATCattaaataagtagttagATAGCCCAAAGTAgtatgtcttcatacatactattttgtcttggactcttccgctgcaGTAGAACTATGTGCTAGGAATGTATGAATTCAGTCTTGATACTCTGACTTTCTTTTGACTATGTAACCATTCGCCTTCGAAACTATTACCTCGAGTtgatttatttctcttatgcttatttcatgatttatgagattattttattcgCGAAATAGCTATGCTCACTAGTACTAGGGAGTTGTGGTCGTGACAATAGGTCAACACAATTTAACATtaacattatatatgtattatattgacatattatatgatttctatgttgacattatctgtttgtaaaaaatatgaaaattcattaaatttttttcaaattttgacatcgaaATATTGAGCATAGAGGCTCCACCGACTTCACGAAGAGCCGAGAGAGATggattaatcaaattaacaaatgaaatgattaCTTAACATCTAGAGAGTTCCACCAACATTGGAATagattagatattttgtattattatattaagtaGAATAGATTAGCTAGAGTTCTCTAGATTAGTAATGTCGGTTACATAAACCGACTTAGTCGCCTATATAAAGGCACTAGGCCTATTTTGCTAATGTACACAATTAGAGAGCTAAGTGAGAGTGTACGTGTGTGTTTGTGAGTGCGAGGTGTGTCCTCGTAGAGATAGAGGTGTGTCCTCGAGTTCTTGTGAGGTGTGTCCTCCAAGAGTCGTAGTGTTGTGTTGGTGTTGTGTATTGGTGTTTCGTACACCGTTGTCGAGtgtttaataaaaattccGTTTGTGTGTCGATCCTGGAGTACCGCTGATACCCAACAAGTTGTATCAGAGCCACGTCACAGGTCTTTTGTTGTGTTCATACGAAGGTTGGGAGTATACTGTAGCTCTGCCGGAGTTAACAGTCAAGGACTGTTGTTGGAGCAGCTACTCTGCCGGAGTTGACCGCTGAAGAATACCAGATGGCGGATTTTTCTAGAGTTGCAAATAGCATCGAGAAGCTAAATAGTAACAATTACGGAAATTGGAGTATCCGGATGCGATATTATCTCATAGGCCAGGACTTATGAGATATTATTGGAGGAGATAGCACTACACCACAGACTGGTGACGCGAAGGCGCGAAAAAAGTGGGAGATGAAATGTGGAAAGGCGATGTTCGTATTGATGGCTGCGGTAGAAGACGAGCAGACGCAACGTATCAGGTCAGCTAAGACACCGAAGGAAGCGTGAGAGATTCTGAAGATCGCTTTCGCCAAGAAGAGTGAGGCAAAGCTGCAGCGCTTGGAGAATGAGCTATTCTCCATCTCGCAACAGGAGCTTACTGTAAGTCAAGTCAGTACTTTTCTAAAGTCAAAACATTATGTGAAgagatttcaaaattagatCCTGATAACATGATTAATGAGACGAGGATGAGGAGGATCATCATCCATGGTCTAAGACCCGAAGTTCAAGGGTCTTGTGACTGCCACGTGCGGTTGGGCTACACAACCAACTTTGGACGAGTTAGAGAATATTTTGTCCAATGAAGAGATTTTGGATGATAAGATATCTAAAGTAGCAGTGAAGGATTACGAGGAAGAAGCTCTGTTCACTGGCAATAGAGGTCGTGCTGCCAGAAATGATCGTTGgcgaagaagagaagaaggtGATCGAGATCATTAGTGTAGAAGAGACGAAGGTGATCGTGATTATCGACGTAAaagagaagatgatgatgatgatgaggaggagagaCGTTCTCAGCTAGGGGGAGCACAACGCAGAGATGGCCGGAGCAGCGAATCTCAAAGACGATTT
This window contains:
- the LOC125207127 gene encoding protein SRC2 homolog, which translates into the protein MKVYAEVSLNGEPQTRIRTTVDMAGETNPKWDLQLNYAINKVSLHEPGLVVVVKLYCQRTLGDKYIGQVKIPVMGLLDSRRDEAEIEASFDVDGTKNGKLNISYTFVEMLNKHDHDKPSRWKKKLKVRLKVGFLVMVQGTCFVLTGGTI
- the LOC125207126 gene encoding receptor kinase-like protein Xa21; its protein translation is MKPSTKLMESSIFFVALSILFLSSFTLSLNSIITDKSALISFKNSITSDPYDILSTNWSQNTSVCNWIGVSCGLKHLRITSLNLSAFDLAGTISPHLGNLSFLRYLDISSNILAGIIPFELSKLRRLKVMNVGANSITGEIPTWLGSLPQLEKLYLYNNTFLGGVPTEIGNLSRLEKLNIDSATLIGDIPSSIFNMSSLKYLSLTDNSLSGNIPTFYNLPNLQMLYLYNNKLTGSIPNLHNLPHLEVLYLNNNKLTGWVKNEMCNSMPYVKVLGLAENFLEGNIPPNIWKCRHLEVLGLYNNNISGNIPREIGRLSMLRELYLGNNGFRGGLPSDIGNLSKLEILSIDNASLTGDIPSSIFNISSLKIINLSHNSLSENNLEEHIPPNIWQCRHLETLSLSYNNFNGNIPRQIGRLRELRKLYLGHNNGFQGGVLIELGNLSKLEILNIDRASLTGDIPPSIFNMSSLTYLSLSDNSLSGSISTFQNLPQLVELYLENNKLTGHIPLYIWKCKYLETLILYNNNLSGTISRAIGNTSMLRRLDLSYNHFTGELPKEIGTLPKLETFTVKNNSLYGSIPSSIFNISTMKEFEASNNEFSGTLPSDFGNSLVILERLYLDNNRLSGPIPSSITNASKLTIVQMNMNSFSGSIPDFGNLKLLRSFRIWENNLSGAILPTQELTFLSSLTNCRHLKRLEISDNPLNGILPASIGNFSFTLEYIDASNCNIMGVIPFEVGNLSYMLNLYLNDNQLSGVIPPTIGKMKQLQMLYLFDNQLAGPIPNDICRLYHLGELSLDENMLAGPIPECLGDVKSLRLIYLNSNQLNSTIPPSLWMLTDLVILNLSSNHLSGQLSSQVGNLKMINSLDLSSNQFSDVIPNSTDGCQSLTFLHLSNNMFSGSIPQSLGEVKGLITLDLSYNNLSGSIPKSLEGLPFLENLNVSNNKLEGKIPDGGNFPNFSALSFSHNLALCGPIIFQVAPCSENHHRSWLKKLIVSSVVLVVVVFMVMLILIRKRKQKTVALSADIPSLTTECRRISYIELERGTSSFSETNLLGRGSFGSVFEATLFDGLKVAVKVFNLELQGATRSFDAETAILSNIRHRNLVRVIGCCSNMEFKALILTYMPNGSLDKWLHSDMFGLDLIQRLKIAIDIAAALEYLHHGHTFPVVHCDIKPSNVLLDQDMTAHLTDFGIAKLFNGGETFIQTQTLATIGYAAPEFGMEGRVSTNGDVFSFGILLLEMFTGKRPTNDMFGEERSMKEWVSEALDEKAATELVAPALLSREDQHYSAKVQCLLSIFELAMKCLADSADERINMIEAATALHRIYATIVAATSTRRPRFAVSVRQ